One stretch of Juglans microcarpa x Juglans regia isolate MS1-56 chromosome 3D, Jm3101_v1.0, whole genome shotgun sequence DNA includes these proteins:
- the LOC121254418 gene encoding uncharacterized protein LOC121254418 produces the protein MPPSYFPLRWESTGDQWWYASPIDWAAANGLYDLVRELLHLDTNLLIKLTSLRRIRRLETVWDDEAQFDDVAKCRSEVARRLLLECETKRGHNSLIRAGYGGWLLYTAASAGDVDFVKDLLEREPLLVFGEGEYGVTDIFYAAARSKNSEVFRLLLDFALSPRCCLSSGGELEEQLGNLDPEFRWEMMNRAVHAAARGGNINMLRVLLADCSDVLAYKDAQGSTILHTASGRGQVEVVKDLVASFDIITCTDNQGNTALHVAAYRGFLPVVEVLILASPSLASLTNNYGDTLLHMAVAGFRTPGFRRLDRQIGLMNHLLCGKIVNMEDIINVRNNNGRTALHVPVIENVQCNLVELLMTVPSIGLNIRDADGMTPLDILKQRPQSASSEILMKQLISAGGMFNCQYYKARSALVSHLKMQGIGNSPGTSFRIPDAEIFLYTGIENASDASCDQASMDLSACSGEFSQFDSNNSLDNKNIGSVSNAAKRLKFLLRWPRGKEKKSASRELRDDSSLESFSISRNLEDSLIPLRQKYSKFSPFPNNKRTFSLRSDLPSPSTKKKFTLGLMHGVIKAMPHLGNPADSPSSHSRSSTSSPSSIYKQKGIDIAGPSCSAVSFNGKAPPMNYRQNSLEKRLMNQYFCVGAQGLDVKDSVHYAQPHQNHKQLSSLVA, from the exons ATGCCACCTTCGTACTTCCCTCTTAGGTGGGAGAGCACCGGAGACCAGTGGTGGTATGCTTCACCCATCGATTGGGCAGCTGCCAATGGTCTCTATGATCTTGTCAGGGAGCTTCTCCACCTTGACACCAATCTCCTCATTAAGCTCACCTCCCTTCGTCGAATCCGCCGCCTGGAGACAGTCTGGGACGACGAAGCTCAGTTCGACGATGTAGCCAAATGTCGCTCCGAGGTTGCTAGAAGGCTCCTTCTCGAGTGTGAAACAAAGAGGGGTCATAACTCTCTCATCAGAGCTGGCTATGGAGGGTGGCTTCTGTACACTGCTGCCTCGGCTGGGGATGTGGATTTTGTTAAGGACTTGCTAGAGAGAGAGCCTCTTCTTGTGTTTGGAGAAGGAGAATACGGTGTTACCGATATATTCTACGCTGCAGCGAGGAGCAAGAATTCTGAGGTTTTCAGACTATTGCTTGATTTCGCTCTTTCTCCGAGGTGTTGCCTTAGCAGTGGAGGTGAATTGGAGGAGCAGTTGGGTAATCTTGATCCAGAATTTAGGTGGGAGATGATGAACCGTGCTGTTCATGCTGCGGCTAGAGGAGGgaatataaatatgttaagGGTGCTTCTCGCTGATTGTTCTGATGTTTTAGCATATAAGGATGCTCAGGGATCTACAATCTTGCATACAGCCTCTGGCAGAGGGCAGGTTGAG GTAGTAAAGGATCTAGTAGCATCCTTTGATATTATCACCTGCACAGATAATCAAGGGAATACAGCCTTACATGTCGCTGCATACAGGGGCTTCTTGCCCGTCGTAGAGGTCCTGATTCTTGCCTCTCCTTCATTAGCCTCCTTGACAAACAATTATGGAGATACTCTTCTTCATATGGCAGTGGCTGGTTTCCGGACCCCTGGTTTCCGAAGACTGGACAGGCAGATTGGGCTCATGAATCACTTGTTATGCGGTAAGATTGTGAACATGGAGGACATCATCAATGTCAGGAACAATAACGGAAGAACTGCTCTTCACGTGCCAGTTATTGAGAACGTTCAATGTAATCTAGTTGAACTCCTCATGACCGTCCCATCAATTGGATTGAACATCCGTGATGCTGATGGAATGACCCCTCTGGATATTCTCAAGCAACGGCCACAATCAGCATCTTCTGAAATTCTAATGAAGCAACTGATTTCTGCTGGAGGGATGTTCAATTGCCAGTATTACAAGGCAAGAAGCGCCCTTGTTTCCCATCTAAAAATGCAGGGTATTGGGAATAGTCCTGGAACTTCTTTCAGAATCCCCGATGCAGAGATATTCTTGTACACGGGTATTGAGAATGCTTCTGATGCCAGTTGTGATCAGGCAAGCATGGATTTGAGTGCTTGCTCAGGCGAATTCAGTCAGTTTGACTCGAACAACTCCTTGGACAATAAGAATATAGGTTCAGTAAGTAATGCTGCAAAGCGCCTCAAGTTCCTACTTCGTTGGCCCCgtgggaaagagaaaaaatctgCTAGCAGAGAATTAAGAGATGATAGTTCTCTAGAATCATTCAGTATATCTAGAAACTTGGAAGACAGTCTAATCCCACTTCGGCAGAAATACTCAAAGTTTTCCCCCTTTCCGAACAATAAAAGAACATTTTCTCTTAGGAGTGATCTTCCAAGCCCATCCACCAAAAAGAAATTCACCCTGGGGCTTATGCATGGGGTTATTAAGGCAATGCCACATCTAGGTAATCCGGCAGACTCCCCTTCAAGTCATTCAAGATCATCAACTTCTTCGCCTAGTTCAATTTATAAACAAAAGGGTATTGATATTGCTGGACCCTCGTGTTCAGCTGTGTCATTTAATGGTAAAGCGCCACCAATGAACTACAGACAGAATTCCTTGGAAAAGAGGTTGATGAACCAGTATTTCTGTGTTGGTGCACAAGGCCTGGATGTTAAAGATTCAGTTCACTATGCACAGCCACATCAGAATCACAAGCAATTAAGTTCTCTAGTAGCTTGA
- the LOC121254422 gene encoding pentatricopeptide repeat-containing protein At3g04130, mitochondrial, whose translation MIFRVDKCAKNIHDLLDSSTSRAVIHAFARIRSHSCLSSPLESSSLTRHEHQQCQDSKRLSELDILVAKVPFGTSDDEVLRSLSHDQACNSIGLSSNLVEKLLHRFKDDWKSALGVFRWAESRSGYKHTPEAYEMLVDILGKMKQMDKMKSILEEMNRFHVIRTDTVAKVMRRFCGAGQWEEAVRTFDRLGTFGLEKNTESMNLLLDTLCKERKVELAREVFLELKSHISPNALTFNIFIHGWCKVNRVDEAHWTIQEMKGHGCPPCVISYSTIMQFYCRQGKFDKVYELLDEMQAQACPPNVVTFTTIMCSLAKSEEFEQALRIYDRMKMAGCKPDALFYNALIHTLGRAGHVQEAVCVFEVEMPKTGVNPNTSTYNTVIAMFCHHGQEQKALNVLEGMEKSGLCKPDAQTYYPLLKACFKSGKTGSCLSKLLDDMINKHYLSLDISAYKLLIHGLCRANQCERAYEFLEKMIAQGITPRYQTCRLLLDEVKQKNLYDVSERIEDLMKKL comes from the coding sequence ATGATCTTCCGCGTTGACAAATGTGCCAAAAATATCCACGATCTCCTCGATTCATCAACATCTCGTGCCGTAATCCATGCTTTTGCTCGAATCCGGTCTCATTCGTGTCTTTCTTCTCCGCTGGAGTCTTCTTCCCTCACTCGGCACGAACATCAACAATGCCAAGACTCGAAAAGATTGTCTGAGCTTGACATTCTCGTAGCTAAGGTTCCTTTTGGAACCAGCGACGATGAAGTTCTTCGGTCTCTCTCGCATGATCAAGCGTGTAATAGCATAGGGTTGTCTAGTAACCTTGTTGAGAAGCTGCTTCATAGGTTTAAGGATGATTGGAAGTCTGCATTGGGCGTGTTCAGATGGGCAGAGTCGCGGTCTGGTTATAAGCACACACCGGAAGCGTATGAGATGTTGGTGGACATATTGGGTAAAATGAAGCAGATGGATAAGATGAAGAGTATCCTAGAAGAAATGAATCGGTTTCATGTCATTAGGACTGACACCGTCGCGAAGGTCATGAGGAGGTTTTGTGGTGCCGGGCAATGGGAAGAGGCTGTGAGGACATTTGATCGGTTGGGAACTTTCGGGTTGGAGAAGAACACCGAATCGATGAACTTGTTGCTGGACACGCTTTGTAAAGAGAGAAAGGTTGAGCTGGCTCGCGAGGTTTTCTTGGAGCTCAAGTCGCATATTTCGCCGAATGCTCTAACGTTTAACATTTTCATTCACGGTTGGTGCAAAGTGAATCGAGTGGATGAGGCGCATTGGACGATCCAAGAAATGAAGGGACATGGGTGTCCCCCTTGTGTAATCAGCTATTCGACAATCATGCAGTTCTATTGCCGACAAGGCAAATTTGATAAAGTCTATGAGCTGCTTGATGAAATGCAAGCTCAGGCTTGCCCACCAAATGTTGTTACTTTCACCACAATCATGTGTTCGCTGGCAAAGTCGGAGGAGTTTGAGCAAGCATTACGTATTTATGACAGAATGAAGATGGCTGGATGTAAACCGGATGCGCTATTCTACAATGCATTGATCCATACTCTCGGGAGAGCTGGTCATGTACAGGAGGCTGTTTGTGTTTTTGAGGTGGAGATGCCCAAAACTGGCGTCAACCCAAATACATCAACTTATAATACAGTGATTGCTATGTTTTGCCATCACGGTCAGGAACAAAAGGCCTTGAATGTCCTCGAGGGCATGGAGAAATCAGGCCTCTGTAAGCCTGATGCTCAGACATACTACCCGTTGCTCAAGGCGTGCTTTAAATCTGGGAAAACAGGCAGTTGCCTGAGTAAATTATTGGATGACATGATCAATAAGCATTACCTTAGTCTTGATATATCAGCCTATAAACTTCTAATTCATGGGCTTTGCCGAGCAAATCAATGTGAGCGAGCTTACGAATTCTTGGAGAAGATGATAGCTCAAGGGATTACACCGAGATATCAGACATGCCGTTTGCTATTGGATGAAGTCAAACAGAAGAATTTGTATGATGTCTCTGAAAgaattgaggatttgatgaaaaaattataa